GACACTCCGCATTTTGATCTTTTACAAAATGCGGAGAAATCCGAACTTTGACTACCAATTTACAGTAATGGTCATGAATAACAATGGGGGAAACTCGCATTATATGGTAGCAATTGGAGACCACAAAGACACACAAAGCGTGCGAATAAAGAGCAATCCACTTAACGCCGAAAAAAGATCGATGACTTTCGGCTTGCGCTAATCTTCCCAGATGCTCGGATCTATCAATCCGTGGCGGATTGCGTACTGAACCATCTTGACCGGGTTATCGATGCCGATCTTTCGACTGATGCTGGCCCGATGCTTATCAACTGTCTTGGAACTGATGCAAAGGATTTCGGCAATCTTCGTGCCTGTATTTCCCTCGATCAGCAATGAAAAGACCTGCTTCTCGCGATCAGATAATTGATTATAGCTGTCGCGCGGCTTCGGCTGGTCCTTTTTGTGATTTTTGACATAAGAATGAATAACATCTGCCTGCACCTGGGAACTGAGAAAAAATTTCCCCTTGGCCGCGTTCCGGATCGCCTCGAGCAACTCCACACTCGAGGCACCCTTGATCACATAACCGATAGCCCCGGCATCAAGAGCCTGATGTACGTAAGCGTCTTTTTCATAACTTGAAAGGATCACAACCTTGGTTTCGGGTGCAATGGCGTGAACCATTCCGATCGCTTTCAGCCCATTGATCTCGGGCATTGCTATATCCATCAACAACACATCGGGACGATGCTGGCGAACGATAGACAAAGCCTCGTTGCCATCACTGGCTTCGGCGACGACCTCAATATAATCCTGCTTGCGCAAGAGCATACTGAGCCCCTCCCGCAAAATATTGTGATCATCAGCCAACGCGACACGTATTACGTTCATCAAATCAGTCCTCAATCTATAAAGACCGGCAAAACGACCTCAACCCTGGTCCCCTTGCCCGGAGTTGAATCTATTCCGACATAACCA
The Desulfuromonas sp. DNA segment above includes these coding regions:
- a CDS encoding DNA-binding response regulator, which gives rise to MNVIRVALADDHNILREGLSMLLRKQDYIEVVAEASDGNEALSIVRQHRPDVLLMDIAMPEINGLKAIGMVHAIAPETKVVILSSYEKDAYVHQALDAGAIGYVIKGASSVELLEAIRNAAKGKFFLSSQVQADVIHSYVKNHKKDQPKPRDSYNQLSDREKQVFSLLIEGNTGTKIAEILCISSKTVDKHRASISRKIGIDNPVKMVQYAIRHGLIDPSIWED